One window from the genome of Gemmatimonadota bacterium encodes:
- a CDS encoding Ig-like domain-containing protein: MLLLVGCGGGTANSVTAAPPAPTVATVTVALAPTTIRVGEASSARAIALDANGATMGAGSPVWTIESNEVAQIFENGRLTGIAPGRTTVTASLGGKIGHAELTVLNVAVASMVLTPSVTALGVGSSQAVMAVPRDVRDAPLPGRTVVWSSSDTTRATVTAAGIVVARAAGAAVITATSEGISASAHFTITLPIASIGVTPSSANLTPRQTQALVATLRDSAGRPLADRAVVWSSGAKAVATVSAEGVVTAMTSGTALLTATCEGRTGTATIAVIGTAGSALEVSFAEPSAAVTIGDTLLVAAGVKSNFPIATVMASIERKVMEMKLTPVGALGLSFLWVAKIVIADLQAGPYDVLVTATDDHGGVGVASVSIIHDPSKALGGSGSGGGGFKVIAPTPVPVVP; this comes from the coding sequence GTGTTGCTGCTAGTCGGATGCGGCGGCGGAACGGCCAACAGCGTGACGGCTGCTCCACCGGCGCCGACGGTTGCGACCGTCACCGTCGCCCTCGCGCCCACAACCATCCGCGTGGGTGAGGCATCGTCGGCACGCGCGATTGCCCTCGACGCCAATGGCGCGACTATGGGTGCGGGCTCCCCCGTGTGGACGATTGAATCCAACGAAGTCGCGCAAATTTTTGAGAACGGCCGTCTCACTGGTATCGCTCCTGGTCGCACGACGGTCACCGCATCACTCGGCGGAAAGATCGGGCACGCGGAACTGACCGTGTTGAACGTGGCCGTGGCCAGTATGGTGCTCACGCCAAGTGTCACCGCGCTCGGTGTGGGGAGTTCGCAGGCCGTAATGGCGGTGCCGCGTGACGTGCGCGACGCACCGCTCCCGGGGCGCACGGTGGTGTGGAGCAGTTCTGACACGACGCGGGCCACCGTGACGGCCGCCGGTATTGTAGTGGCGCGCGCAGCTGGGGCGGCGGTGATTACGGCGACCAGTGAAGGCATCAGTGCTTCCGCGCATTTTACGATCACGCTTCCGATCGCGTCGATTGGCGTCACGCCGTCGTCGGCGAATCTCACGCCGCGTCAGACGCAGGCGCTGGTGGCGACGTTGCGCGACAGTGCCGGCCGTCCGCTTGCCGATCGTGCGGTGGTGTGGAGTTCGGGGGCCAAAGCCGTGGCCACCGTGTCAGCCGAAGGAGTGGTCACGGCGATGACGTCGGGCACGGCGCTGTTGACCGCCACCTGTGAAGGGCGAACAGGCACGGCGACCATCGCGGTGATCGGCACAGCCGGCAGCGCGCTTGAAGTGAGCTTTGCAGAACCATCAGCGGCGGTGACGATAGGCGACACGCTCTTGGTGGCCGCAGGAGTGAAATCCAATTTTCCTATTGCAACCGTGATGGCATCCATCGAGCGGAAAGTGATGGAGATGAAACTCACGCCAGTAGGCGCTTTGGGCCTCAGTTTTTTGTGGGTCGCGAAGATCGTGATCGCCGACCTGCAAGCGGGGCCATACGACGTCCTCGTGACGGCGACGGATGATCACGGTGGGGTGGGGGTGGCGTCGGTGTCGATCATACACGATCCGAGCAAGGCACTGGGCGGGTCGGGCTCCGGAGGTGGTGGGTTCAAGGTGATTGCGCCGACGCCGGTGCCGGTCGTACCGTAG
- a CDS encoding DUF72 domain-containing protein: protein MPAEIRLGCQGWNYTAWVGPMYPSKTKPQNFLSTYARAFSAVEVDSTFYAVPAANTVRGWAERTPEQFVFALKLPQEITHELRLRHAGDVLQRFTDVARELGPKLGPILIQMGPDFAASEVDALAAFLATLPRDLDFAIEFRQRGWATDPTLALLTEHRVALALVDARWIPRKTMLALAARPTADFAYVRWMGPDRSIVDYSRVQVDRTAELEQWAAVLPALTATLRVAYGFVNNHFAGHSPASVRQLQRLLGQTVVDPAALGDQLPLF from the coding sequence ATGCCGGCCGAGATCCGCTTGGGCTGCCAAGGGTGGAACTACACGGCGTGGGTTGGGCCGATGTATCCCAGCAAGACCAAGCCGCAGAATTTTCTGAGCACCTACGCCCGCGCATTTTCTGCGGTCGAGGTGGACAGTACCTTTTACGCGGTCCCTGCCGCGAATACCGTCCGTGGATGGGCCGAGCGCACCCCCGAACAGTTCGTGTTTGCCCTCAAGCTGCCGCAAGAAATCACGCACGAGTTGCGACTGCGGCATGCGGGCGACGTGCTGCAGCGGTTCACCGATGTCGCGCGCGAACTGGGGCCGAAGCTCGGCCCCATCCTGATTCAGATGGGCCCCGATTTTGCGGCGAGTGAAGTGGATGCGCTCGCGGCATTTCTCGCCACACTCCCGCGCGACCTCGATTTTGCGATTGAGTTTCGGCAGCGCGGATGGGCCACCGACCCCACGCTCGCGTTGCTTACCGAGCATCGTGTGGCGCTGGCGCTGGTGGACGCGCGCTGGATTCCGCGCAAGACCATGCTCGCGTTGGCCGCGCGGCCCACGGCTGACTTTGCCTATGTGCGGTGGATGGGGCCGGACCGCAGTATTGTGGACTATTCGCGCGTGCAGGTGGATCGCACCGCGGAACTCGAGCAATGGGCCGCGGTGTTGCCCGCGCTCACGGCGACGTTGCGCGTTGCCTATGGATTTGTGAACAACCATTTCGCTGGGCACAGTCCGGCGAGTGTGCGCCAGTTGCAGCGTCTGCTCGGGCAGACAGTGGTGGATCCAGCAGCGCTCGGCGATCAGTTGCCATTGTTTTAG